One window of Amaranthus tricolor cultivar Red isolate AtriRed21 chromosome 11, ASM2621246v1, whole genome shotgun sequence genomic DNA carries:
- the LOC130827148 gene encoding alanine aminotransferase 2 translates to MRRLVADKTKQLIRTHFLTYKSHHPSLASQSFFFSSYYSTSTSTTTFPSSMESSDSSHQLSLQTLNPKVLKCEYAVRGAIVTQAEKLQEQLKKDPKSLPFDEILYCNIGNPQSLGQQPITFFREVLALCDHPNILDKSETQGLFSADSIERAWQILEQIPGKATGAYSHSQGIKGLRETIAAGIEARDGFPANANDIFLTDGASPGVHMMMQLLLRSEQDGILCPIPQYPLYSASIALHGGTLVPYYLDEATGWGLEISELKKQLESSKSKGVTVRALVVINPGNPTGQVLAEENQKQIVEFCKKEGLVLLADEVYQDNVYVPDKKFHSFKKIARSLGYQENDLPLVSFQSVSKGFYGECGKRGGYMEVTGFTADIREQIYKVASVNLCSNLTGQILASLVMSPPKVGDESYEVYSAEKEGILSSMARRAKTLEDAFNSLEGVTCNKAEGAMYLFPRINLPQKAIKAAEAEHIAPDAFYARRLLEETGIVVVPGSGFGQVPGTWHIRCTILPQEDKIPGIVERLTAYHQKFMDEFRD, encoded by the exons ATGCGGAGATTGGTAGCAGACAAAACAAAGCAACTCATTAGAACTCACTTCCTTACTTATAAATCTCATCACCCTTCTCTTGCTTCTCAATCGTTTTTCTTCTCTTCTTATTATTCAACTTCTACTTCTACTACTACTTTTCCTTCTTCAATGGAGTCTTCTGATTCATCACACCAGCTATCTCTTCAGACTCTCAATCCAAAG GTATTGAAATGTGAATATGCTGTTCGTGGAGCAATTGTTACTCAAGCTGAG AAATTGCAAGAACAATTGAAGAAAGACCCCAAATCTCTCCCCTTTGATGAG ATACTTTACTGTAACATAGGAAATCCTCAATCTCTTGGGCAGCAGCCAATAACATTTTTCCGAGAG GTTCTTGCTCTGTGTGATCACCCAAACATTTTGGATAAAAGTGAAACACAAGGACTCTTCAG TGCTGATTCAATAGAAAGAGCTTGGCAGATTTTGGAGCAAATACCAGGAAAGGCTACTGGTGCATATAGTCATAGTCAG GGTATTAAGGGACTGCGTGAAACAATTGCTGCTGGAATCGAAGCACGAGATGGTTTCCCAGCCAATGCAAATGATATTTTCTTGACTGATGGAGCAAGCCCTGGG GTGCACATGATGATGCAACTATTGCTGAGGTCAGAGCAAGACGGAATTCTTTGCCCCATTCCACAATATCCGTTGTATTCTGCTTCAATTGCACTCCATGGTGGAACTCTG GTTCCTTACTATCTTGATGAAGCAACTGGATGGGGTTTGGAGATTTCCGAGCTGAAGAAGCAATTAGAATCTTCCAAATCCAAGGGCGTAACTGTTCGAGCCTTGGTTGTGATAAATCCCGGCAACCCAACTGGGCAG gTTCTTGCTGAGGAAAACCAGAAGCAAATtgttgaattctgcaagaaagaaggTCTTGTGCTTTTGGCAGATGAG GTTTATCAGGACAATGTTTATGTTCCGGACAAGAAATTTCACTCGTTTAAGAAGATTGCACGTTCTTTGGGGTATCAGGAGAATGATCTCCCCTTGGTTTCATTTCAGTCAGTTTCTAAAG GATTTTATGGAGAATGTGGGAAAAGAGGAGGTTACATGGAAGTTACAGGCTTTACTGCTGACATCAGAGAACAAATTTACAAAGTTGCTTCTGTCAATTTGTGTTCTAATTTAACTGGTCAGATTCTTGCTAGCCTTGTCATGAGCCCACCAAAG GTTGGAGATGAATCGTATGAAGTTTATTCTGCTGAAAAGGAGGGAATCCTTTCATCCATGGCTAGGCGTGCGAAG ACATTAGAAGATGCATTCAACAGCTTAGAAGGCGTGACATGCAACAAAGCAGAGGGAGCCATGTACCTATTCCCCCGCATCAATCTTCCCCAGAAGGCGATTAAAGCTGCTGAGGCAGAGCACATTGCGCCTGATGCATTCTATGCTCGTCGTCTGCTCGAAGAGACTGGAATTGTCGTCGTTCCTGGATCTGGTTTTGGACAG GTTCCGGGCACTTGGCACATCCGGTGTACAATTCTTCCGCAAGAGGATAAAATCCCAGGAATTGTTGAGCGTTTAACAGCATACCATCAGAAGTTCATGGACGAGTTTCGTGATTGA
- the LOC130826649 gene encoding ATP-dependent DNA helicase RRM3-like — protein sequence MLKNVDQSAGLCNGTRMVVDHFGDRVIQATIISVSNIGHKVFIPRITLTPSDSSQIPVALKRRQFLVSLCFAMTINKSQGQSLSYVGLFLPMPVFSHGQFYVAFSRVTNRKDLKILICDKNGQISDHTENAAYKEVF from the coding sequence ATGCTCAAGAATGTGGATCAGTCAGCAGGCTTATGCAATGGTACACGCATGGTTGTTGATCATTTTGGTGATCGGGTCATACAAGCAACTATTATATCTGTATCTAACATTGGCCATAAGGTATTCATTCCAAGAATTACACTCACACCTTCAGATAGCTCTCAAATCCCGGTTGCTCTTAAAAGAAGGCAATTTCTCGTGTCTTTGTGTTTTGCGATGACGATCAATAAAAGTCAAGGACAATCACTATCATACGTTGGTTTGTTCCTACCTATGCCTGTTTTTAGTCATGGACAATTCTACGTTGCATTTTCTAGAGTGACTAACagaaaagatttaaaaattctCATATGTGATAAGAATGGTCAAATAAGTGATCACACTGAAAATGCTGCGTACAAAGAggtattttaa